A single genomic interval of Wolbachia endosymbiont of Diaphorina citri harbors:
- a CDS encoding CTP synthase, whose amino-acid sequence MKETKFIFVTGGVVSSLGKGLVASSVGALLQAHGFNVRIRKLDPYLNIDPGTMSPAQHGEVFVTEDGAETDLDLGHYERFTKIKATKDDNITTGKVYNKLLKKERCGDYLGKTVQIIPHVTDLIKSFIFNGTEDLDFVICEIGGTVGDIESQPFLEAIRQVNYKLGKQKVILIHLTLIPYLTAAQELKTKPTQHSVRELNSAGLQPDIILCRSEKEISDNQKEKIANLCNVSLSNVIPAPDVNHIYELPSLYNQCGLGTQILDHFHLSKPKPSLPEWDQIVHSMKHPTQEVIVSIVGKYTEFPDAYKSLIEALNHGAIINKARVKINWVNSREENGKSIDAKFIREKLQSSNSVLVPGGFGDNGIEGKILAINYARVNNIPFLGICLGMQLAVIEFARNVIKLEDVHSEEFCTCKHPIIKLASDKNVDLGGTMRLGTYKCNVNPNSKMANVYSSVTISERHRHRYIVNLDYKNNLEENGMTCSGISEDKTCIEAVELKNHSWFIGVQFHPEFQSRPFSPHPLFTSFIKAAIDNRV is encoded by the coding sequence ATGAAAGAAACCAAGTTTATCTTTGTTACAGGTGGAGTTGTTTCATCACTTGGTAAGGGTTTAGTTGCTTCAAGTGTGGGAGCACTTCTTCAAGCTCATGGATTCAATGTTCGCATCAGAAAGCTTGACCCATATCTCAACATTGATCCTGGAACAATGAGCCCAGCTCAGCACGGGGAAGTATTTGTTACTGAGGATGGTGCTGAAACTGATTTAGACCTTGGACATTACGAGCGTTTTACTAAAATTAAAGCAACCAAGGACGACAATATAACAACTGGTAAAGTATATAATAAATTATTAAAGAAGGAAAGGTGTGGTGATTATCTAGGCAAAACTGTGCAAATCATTCCTCATGTGACAGATTTAATCAAATCTTTCATTTTTAATGGTACAGAAGATTTAGATTTTGTAATATGCGAAATAGGCGGAACCGTAGGTGATATTGAAAGCCAACCGTTTTTGGAAGCTATACGCCAAGTTAATTATAAACTAGGAAAGCAAAAAGTTATCCTTATTCACTTAACTTTAATACCATATCTCACTGCAGCACAAGAATTAAAGACAAAACCGACACAGCATTCAGTTCGAGAGTTAAACTCTGCGGGGTTACAACCAGATATTATATTATGTCGCAGTGAAAAAGAAATTTCCGATAATCAAAAAGAAAAGATAGCCAATCTTTGCAATGTTTCTTTATCTAACGTAATACCTGCTCCTGATGTAAACCATATATACGAGTTACCGTCCTTGTATAATCAATGTGGGCTCGGGACACAAATTTTGGATCACTTTCACTTAAGTAAGCCAAAACCAAGCTTACCTGAATGGGACCAAATAGTACACTCTATGAAACATCCAACACAAGAAGTTATCGTTTCCATAGTAGGAAAATATACTGAATTTCCTGACGCATATAAATCACTGATTGAAGCATTAAACCATGGTGCAATTATTAATAAAGCTAGAGTGAAGATAAATTGGGTCAACTCAAGAGAAGAGAATGGAAAATCTATAGATGCAAAGTTTATCAGAGAAAAATTACAAAGCTCCAATTCAGTCCTTGTTCCAGGAGGATTTGGTGATAATGGAATAGAAGGTAAAATATTAGCAATAAACTATGCCCGTGTAAATAACATTCCTTTTTTAGGAATATGTCTTGGTATGCAGCTTGCAGTGATTGAATTTGCTCGCAATGTCATTAAGCTTGAAGATGTACACTCTGAAGAATTTTGTACCTGTAAGCACCCAATCATTAAGCTAGCTAGCGATAAGAACGTTGATCTTGGTGGGACTATGAGACTTGGAACATATAAATGTAATGTAAATCCAAATTCAAAAATGGCAAATGTGTATAGTAGTGTCACTATTTCAGAAAGACACAGACACAGATATATAGTTAATTTAGATTATAAAAATAACTTAGAAGAGAATGGAATGACATGCAGTGGTATATCAGAAGATAAAACATGCATAGAGGCAGTGGAGCTAAAAAATCACTCATGGTTTATTGGTGTGCAATTTCATCCAGAATTTCAATCAAGACCATTTTCTCCTCATCCTCTCTTTACATCATTTATTAAGGCAGCTATTGACAATAGAGTTTAA
- a CDS encoding nucleoside deaminase: MELAIEQAKLAQKDGEVPIGAVIVNGNNIISSAHNISNDPTAHAEMLTIRQAFSTSTLYEAEMYVTLEPCPMCAQAISFAKIKRLYFGAYNPKGGGVENGTRIFQFCNHIPEVYGGILETKCSLLLKDFFEKLRT, translated from the coding sequence ATGGAACTTGCCATAGAGCAAGCAAAACTTGCTCAGAAAGATGGCGAAGTGCCAATAGGTGCTGTAATAGTTAATGGAAACAATATCATCTCCTCTGCACACAATATATCTAATGATCCAACTGCACATGCAGAAATGTTAACAATTAGACAAGCATTTTCAACTTCCACGCTTTATGAAGCTGAAATGTACGTAACGTTAGAGCCGTGCCCGATGTGCGCTCAAGCTATCTCTTTTGCAAAAATTAAACGTCTGTACTTCGGGGCTTACAATCCCAAAGGTGGAGGAGTTGAAAACGGCACTAGAATATTTCAATTCTGTAACCACATACCTGAAGTTTATGGTGGAATATTAGAAACAAAATGTTCTCTTTTGTTAAAAGATTTCTTTGAGAAATTGAGAACTTAG
- the argS gene encoding arginine--tRNA ligase: protein MNIFKQISSLIFSKLNELKQRGVISTSAANFIIEPPSNRVHGDIYTNVAMVLAKHEKKNPIEIAEVLAKEFELFDEVAKVEIAGSGFINMHLKIEVWHGILKQINELKTEFGTLDIGNNQAINVEFVSANPTGPLHIGHARGAVFGDVLANLLKKVGYKVTKEYYINDAGAQIDTLIRSVYLRYKEALGEKISIEKGLYPGEYLKPIGTGLAKKYGAELLEKQDNQVIRDYTLSSILEIIKEDMNLLGVNHDVFTSEYELQKSGKIEESIKILSGKGLVYEGYLEKPKGKESENWTARKEMLFCSTKFGDDVDRALKKEDGSWTYFASDIAYHFNKISRGFNNMIVELGSDHGGYIKRLRAVVSALSDDQAKIEVKLHNIVNFFENGKPVKMSKRSGNFLTARDVVEEVGRDITRFIMLTRKNDMVLDFDFAKVKEQSKDNPIFYVQYAHARAHSLMRNAPKELPTADPSLLKTGGELFLIKILAKWPDVVEIAARLYEPHRITFYLLEVAEAFHVLWGYGKSDLNMRFILENNLNLTAARMFLVQALAHVIASGLSIFNIEPLKEMS, encoded by the coding sequence ATGAACATTTTTAAGCAGATTTCCTCTCTAATCTTTAGTAAATTGAATGAGTTGAAACAAAGGGGTGTTATAAGCACAAGTGCAGCAAACTTTATCATAGAGCCTCCAAGCAATAGAGTCCATGGAGACATTTACACAAATGTTGCTATGGTGCTTGCAAAGCATGAAAAGAAGAATCCCATTGAAATTGCAGAGGTTTTAGCCAAAGAATTTGAACTTTTTGATGAAGTTGCAAAAGTGGAAATAGCAGGCTCTGGTTTCATCAACATGCACTTAAAAATAGAAGTGTGGCATGGAATTTTAAAACAAATAAATGAGCTAAAAACAGAGTTTGGCACCCTAGATATAGGGAACAATCAGGCCATTAATGTTGAATTTGTATCTGCAAATCCAACTGGTCCACTGCATATTGGTCATGCAAGAGGGGCAGTATTTGGTGACGTTCTGGCAAATTTATTGAAAAAAGTTGGTTATAAAGTTACTAAGGAATACTATATTAATGATGCTGGAGCGCAGATAGATACGCTAATTCGGTCAGTATATTTGCGGTATAAGGAAGCTCTGGGAGAAAAAATCAGCATCGAAAAAGGTTTATACCCAGGTGAATATTTAAAACCAATAGGGACTGGGCTGGCCAAAAAATATGGCGCAGAGCTTCTAGAAAAGCAAGATAATCAAGTGATTAGAGACTATACTTTAAGTTCTATCTTAGAAATCATAAAGGAAGACATGAACTTACTTGGAGTAAATCATGATGTTTTTACTTCAGAGTATGAGCTACAAAAAAGTGGCAAAATTGAAGAGAGTATAAAGATATTGTCTGGCAAGGGTCTAGTGTATGAAGGGTACCTGGAGAAACCAAAAGGCAAAGAAAGCGAAAATTGGACTGCCAGAAAAGAAATGTTGTTTTGCTCCACAAAATTTGGTGATGATGTTGACCGCGCACTAAAAAAAGAGGATGGTAGCTGGACTTATTTTGCCTCGGATATCGCTTACCATTTTAATAAGATATCGCGTGGTTTTAACAATATGATCGTAGAGCTCGGCAGTGACCATGGCGGTTATATTAAAAGGCTTAGAGCAGTTGTCTCTGCGCTCAGTGATGATCAAGCAAAGATAGAGGTAAAACTGCATAATATTGTGAATTTTTTTGAGAATGGCAAACCTGTTAAGATGTCCAAAAGATCAGGAAACTTTCTTACAGCCAGGGATGTAGTGGAAGAAGTTGGTAGGGATATCACTCGTTTTATAATGTTAACACGCAAGAATGATATGGTCTTGGACTTTGATTTTGCTAAAGTTAAAGAACAATCAAAAGACAACCCTATTTTTTATGTGCAATATGCGCACGCCCGTGCTCATTCGTTAATGCGTAATGCTCCAAAAGAGCTCCCAACAGCAGATCCTTCACTTTTAAAGACAGGTGGAGAGTTATTCCTCATAAAAATCTTAGCAAAGTGGCCAGATGTGGTAGAAATAGCGGCAAGGCTCTATGAACCACACAGAATCACTTTCTACTTACTTGAAGTTGCAGAAGCGTTTCACGTTTTATGGGGATATGGCAAAAGTGATTTAAATATGCGGTTTATACTGGAGAATAACTTAAACCTCACCGCTGCAAGAATGTTTCTCGTCCAAGCCTTAGCACACGTCATTGCTTCTGGACTTTCGATTTTTAATATAGAGCCTTTGAAAGAGATGAGTTAA
- a CDS encoding ankyrin repeat domain-containing protein → MNYSVRDIDSKLLNAAERGDIDKVKHLINEGADVNAKDVYEKTPLHWAAEKGHKEIVEILLKKGANVNSVAFLDITPLLFAAMEGHEDVVEILLKRGADVNGVESFSGMTSLWLAAQNGHESLVEVLLTAEKSILACILKHYVLLLEMAMKA, encoded by the coding sequence ATGAATTATTCAGTCAGAGATATAGATTCTAAGCTACTTAATGCTGCTGAAAGAGGTGATATTGATAAAGTAAAGCATCTAATAAACGAAGGGGCAGATGTTAATGCAAAAGACGTTTATGAAAAGACTCCTTTACACTGGGCTGCTGAAAAAGGCCATAAAGAGATAGTAGAAATTCTATTAAAGAAAGGAGCAAATGTTAATTCAGTAGCATTTCTAGACATAACTCCTCTACTCTTTGCTGCTATGGAAGGACATGAAGATGTAGTAGAAATTTTATTGAAGAGAGGAGCAGATGTTAATGGAGTAGAAAGTTTTAGTGGAATGACTTCTTTATGGCTGGCTGCTCAAAATGGTCATGAAAGTTTAGTAGAAGTGTTATTAACAGCAGAAAAATCGATATTAGCATGTATCCTCAAGCATTACGTTTTGCTGCTAGAAATGGCCATGAAGGCGTAG
- the ubiE gene encoding bifunctional demethylmenaquinone methyltransferase/2-methoxy-6-polyprenyl-1,4-benzoquinol methylase UbiE, with protein MDKSQLVKEVFDSVANCYDIMNDIMSLGMHRLWKEKMVSSVHFKKNSKVLDIAGGTGDIAIRIARGEPSAQVTVCDINQNMLDKGRDKAINSNQLNFNWVCANAESLPFEDSEFDYYTVAFGIRNFSDRKKALSEAYRVLKPNGQFVCLEFAPMHYQNEIFTKFYDLYSFKVIPKIGSIVAKDKGSYEYLVRSIREFPTQTNFKMEIEEVGFKNVEFYNMSYGIVALHIGTK; from the coding sequence ATGGATAAATCACAACTAGTTAAAGAGGTTTTCGATTCTGTAGCAAATTGCTACGACATCATGAATGATATAATGAGCCTTGGAATGCACAGGCTATGGAAAGAGAAGATGGTAAGTAGTGTGCATTTTAAAAAGAACTCCAAGGTTTTGGATATTGCTGGAGGAACCGGAGATATAGCTATAAGAATAGCAAGAGGGGAGCCAAGTGCTCAAGTTACAGTATGTGATATAAATCAAAACATGCTGGACAAAGGGCGTGATAAAGCTATAAATTCAAATCAGCTAAATTTCAATTGGGTATGTGCAAATGCAGAGAGTTTACCATTTGAAGATTCCGAATTTGATTATTATACAGTAGCTTTTGGTATTCGAAACTTTTCCGACCGTAAGAAGGCTTTAAGTGAAGCATATAGGGTACTAAAGCCAAATGGACAATTTGTCTGCTTGGAATTTGCCCCTATGCATTATCAAAATGAGATATTCACCAAATTTTATGACTTATACTCATTTAAAGTAATTCCTAAAATTGGTAGCATAGTTGCTAAAGATAAGGGTTCTTATGAATACCTAGTAAGAAGCATAAGAGAATTTCCAACTCAAACTAATTTTAAAATGGAAATTGAAGAGGTAGGCTTTAAGAATGTTGAGTTCTATAATATGAGCTATGGAATAGTGGCGTTACACATTGGAACAAAATAA
- the ccmA gene encoding heme ABC exporter ATP-binding protein CcmA, whose translation MLECKNLSCARNNKVLFKNLNFKAEPKSKILITGPNGSGKTSLIRSLSGLLPPVSGNVRYCGKDIYDDPKSYIPSMVYIGHKNACKDSLTVSENIEFWARIRNTKELITAAAYCLELQPVFNIRYGELSAGWKRRVALARLLISNANIWLIDEPFCNLDSITCELILNLISIRSEQNGIVIITGHSSTEQLCDFKTIDIRDFNRPLV comes from the coding sequence ATGCTTGAATGTAAAAATCTATCCTGTGCTCGTAATAACAAAGTATTATTTAAAAACCTCAATTTTAAAGCTGAGCCAAAATCAAAAATCTTAATCACTGGTCCAAATGGTAGCGGCAAAACCAGCTTAATCAGAAGTTTATCCGGACTCTTACCGCCAGTATCAGGTAATGTAAGATATTGCGGAAAAGACATATATGATGACCCAAAATCCTATATACCCTCTATGGTCTATATAGGCCATAAAAATGCCTGTAAAGATAGCTTGACAGTTAGTGAAAACATAGAATTCTGGGCAAGAATACGGAATACTAAAGAATTAATTACGGCAGCTGCTTATTGTTTAGAGTTGCAGCCTGTATTTAACATTAGATATGGTGAACTTTCTGCAGGATGGAAAAGAAGAGTTGCGCTTGCTCGCCTTTTAATTTCTAATGCAAACATTTGGCTGATAGATGAACCATTCTGTAACCTCGACAGTATAACGTGTGAATTAATATTGAATCTGATCTCAATACGCTCTGAGCAAAACGGTATAGTAATTATTACAGGACATAGCTCTACAGAACAATTATGTGACTTCAAGACAATCGACATACGTGATTTTAACAGACCTCTTGTATAA
- a CDS encoding ABC transporter ATP-binding protein, which produces MQSNIKQLFYYIKPSLHYFTVAFIAVLFSALTILLFGKGLSNIIDSGAEHDFITKLLVAILIVLGISLTAFIRLYFIGIGSEKVIARIRYDLYSSITDLQPSFFENTGVQDVISALITDTSALQSIINSSLLTILRNFVVLTGSVAMLLYTNLHLTAYAAAIIPILLIVMTSLGKKVRNYARFAQDKLSELASFSEENFRSIVTIKSFVLEENEKIRFQKHLNSVSKSYVKLVLLRAILVTLVITCVIGSLVILLFFGIKEVLSNNITIGELSSFVFYSALAAGAVNNLSDNVSDLQRGLGIVERLFEFTNMKSSIVNGENPIRIDSIQKEIAFNDVTFFYADKPALNNVSFSIEAGQSVSIVGPSGSGKSTILKLLLRFHDPSEGSITIDGQNIKTIALNDLRSLFGLVPQDHMIFSCSIMENILYGKPDAEYEEVKQAAISAYAIEFIDKLPDKFDTFVGKRGLKLSEGQKQRIIIARAILKNPQVLILDEATSALDYKSENLVQKALSKLMQNRTTIIITHRLSTALKTDKIIVINCGKVEEVGTHDSLMSKDGLYTKLAKIK; this is translated from the coding sequence ATGCAATCTAACATTAAGCAGTTATTTTACTATATAAAACCTAGTTTACATTATTTTACCGTAGCGTTTATTGCAGTTCTATTTTCAGCTTTAACGATTCTTCTTTTTGGCAAAGGCTTAAGTAACATAATTGATTCTGGTGCAGAGCATGATTTTATTACTAAATTATTAGTTGCAATACTGATAGTTTTAGGCATCTCTCTCACTGCATTTATTCGGTTATATTTCATTGGCATTGGCAGCGAAAAAGTTATCGCAAGAATCAGATATGACTTATATAGCAGTATTACTGATTTACAACCAAGCTTCTTTGAGAATACAGGTGTGCAAGATGTTATCTCAGCACTCATTACTGATACCTCTGCATTGCAATCGATAATAAACAGCAGCTTATTGACAATATTGAGGAATTTTGTGGTACTAACTGGTAGTGTTGCAATGCTGTTGTATACAAATCTACATCTAACCGCATATGCGGCTGCAATAATACCTATACTGCTCATTGTCATGACTTCACTTGGGAAAAAAGTACGCAATTATGCACGCTTTGCTCAGGATAAATTAAGTGAGCTTGCATCATTTAGTGAGGAAAATTTTAGATCTATAGTAACCATTAAATCATTTGTACTAGAAGAAAATGAAAAAATTCGTTTTCAGAAACATCTAAACTCAGTATCAAAATCATACGTAAAATTAGTACTCTTGCGTGCTATTTTAGTAACTCTAGTTATCACGTGTGTGATAGGTTCGCTAGTTATTTTGCTTTTTTTTGGAATAAAAGAAGTCTTAAGCAATAATATAACTATTGGAGAACTCTCCTCATTTGTGTTTTATTCAGCGCTTGCGGCAGGAGCTGTCAACAATTTGAGCGATAACGTCAGTGACCTACAACGAGGTCTTGGAATTGTAGAGCGTTTGTTTGAGTTTACGAACATGAAAAGCTCTATAGTAAATGGCGAAAATCCTATAAGAATTGATAGTATTCAAAAAGAAATTGCGTTTAACGATGTAACATTTTTTTATGCTGATAAGCCAGCATTAAATAACGTATCATTTTCTATAGAGGCAGGCCAATCAGTATCAATTGTTGGACCATCTGGCAGTGGCAAGAGCACCATTTTAAAGCTTCTGCTCCGTTTTCACGATCCAAGTGAAGGCAGTATTACTATCGATGGACAGAATATTAAGACAATTGCGCTAAATGATCTAAGATCGCTGTTTGGCTTAGTACCACAAGATCACATGATATTTTCTTGCTCAATAATGGAAAATATACTATATGGTAAACCAGATGCTGAATATGAAGAGGTGAAGCAAGCAGCTATCAGCGCTTATGCGATCGAATTTATTGATAAGCTGCCGGATAAATTTGATACATTTGTAGGAAAAAGAGGACTGAAACTTTCCGAAGGACAAAAACAACGTATTATAATAGCAAGAGCAATACTAAAGAATCCTCAGGTTTTAATACTGGATGAAGCAACCTCTGCCCTTGATTATAAAAGTGAGAACCTAGTGCAAAAAGCACTTAGCAAGTTGATGCAAAACAGAACAACAATTATAATTACGCACAGGCTATCAACCGCACTCAAAACTGACAAGATTATAGTGATTAATTGCGGGAAAGTGGAAGAAGTCGGTACTCATGATTCTCTAATGAGTAAAGATGGGCTGTATACAAAACTGGCGAAGATAAAGTAG
- the secG gene encoding preprotein translocase subunit SecG gives MSVTVLSVLQIILVVVLVILVLLQPPGSSSLSGFSNSQQGMNSIIPVKSSENPLSRITSIVAGLFIINTLLLSGLCSKDVHKKSIAEKIISEKKQEGQSTSVPFEN, from the coding sequence ATGTCAGTAACAGTACTTAGTGTACTTCAAATAATATTAGTTGTTGTATTGGTAATTTTAGTACTCCTGCAGCCACCTGGAAGTAGTTCATTAAGTGGCTTTAGTAATTCACAACAGGGAATGAATTCAATAATTCCGGTAAAGTCTTCTGAAAATCCACTCAGTAGAATAACTTCTATAGTTGCTGGATTGTTCATTATAAATACACTGTTACTATCAGGATTATGTTCAAAAGATGTACATAAAAAATCAATTGCAGAGAAGATTATATCAGAAAAGAAGCAAGAAGGCCAATCAACCTCTGTTCCATTTGAAAATTAA
- a CDS encoding gamma carbonic anhydrase family protein produces the protein MSYHILKYKDYEPKMDESSFIADGVHIIGNVEIGRNASIWFNCVIRGDVGSIKIGDETNIQDGTVIHVDRNPGGDTIIGSMVTVGHFCVLHACTIHDKAFIGMGSVIMDHAIVESEAMVAAGSLVTHGKVIKSGEVWAGRPAQFFKKMSDEEIKHITQSAQNYIMLIKEYKAIC, from the coding sequence ATGAGCTATCACATTTTAAAATACAAAGATTATGAACCAAAAATGGATGAAAGTTCTTTTATCGCAGATGGTGTGCATATCATAGGTAACGTTGAAATAGGAAGGAATGCGAGTATCTGGTTTAATTGTGTGATCAGAGGAGATGTTGGATCAATCAAAATAGGTGATGAAACGAATATTCAAGATGGCACCGTAATTCATGTAGATAGAAATCCAGGCGGTGACACGATTATTGGTAGTATGGTGACGGTTGGACATTTTTGTGTGTTACATGCATGCACGATACATGATAAAGCATTTATTGGTATGGGCTCTGTTATAATGGATCATGCGATTGTGGAGTCTGAAGCTATGGTAGCTGCTGGCTCACTGGTAACGCATGGGAAAGTGATAAAAAGTGGTGAAGTATGGGCTGGCAGGCCAGCACAATTCTTCAAAAAAATGTCAGATGAGGAAATTAAACATATTACACAATCTGCACAAAATTATATCATGCTGATAAAAGAATATAAGGCTATATGCTAG
- a CDS encoding Bcr/CflA family efflux MFS transporter, whose product MILSVAVVDMATDLYSVALPSIANYFKVKGNIAQLTISLNLVGVAISGLIYGPLSDYYGRRLIMLIGMTIFTLASIVCCIADNIILLILIRFIQGAGAGVAGVVGYAAIRDMYSGSEYSRVISKLNMVVALSPGIAPVVGSYIISHGYSWKFLFFIISLAAIIMLIFIYLKLQETLTVNKSKASINIFKQYILIFKNYRFLGFSTIHGLTFMWLWAYIANYPFIFESMGVEVQYFGYLISIIVIFYIIGTLINRRYVPKIGVSKMLIIGLVLPIISDGLLVYFYFINKLSVLILQVIWIPSNIGLALVISNNVTSALETIKGIGLGSAVLSFCNMMFGAIGIYIVGKFFHYSILPNLLLTVACSTVAVFVYVLLKYTEKHEG is encoded by the coding sequence ATGATATTATCTGTAGCAGTTGTTGATATGGCAACAGACTTATACTCAGTTGCATTGCCAAGTATTGCCAACTATTTTAAGGTGAAAGGTAATATAGCGCAGCTTACGATCAGTTTAAATTTAGTAGGAGTTGCAATATCTGGATTAATTTATGGCCCATTGTCAGACTATTATGGTAGGCGCCTAATAATGCTTATTGGTATGACAATTTTTACTTTGGCAAGTATTGTATGTTGCATAGCTGATAATATTATACTTTTAATATTAATCCGTTTTATACAAGGAGCAGGAGCGGGTGTTGCAGGCGTTGTCGGATATGCAGCAATCAGGGATATGTACTCAGGTAGTGAATACTCAAGAGTAATCTCAAAGTTAAATATGGTAGTAGCACTTTCACCTGGAATAGCTCCAGTGGTAGGCAGTTATATAATTTCACATGGTTATAGTTGGAAGTTTTTGTTTTTTATCATATCACTTGCCGCAATTATTATGCTCATTTTTATTTACTTGAAGCTGCAAGAAACGCTGACTGTAAATAAAAGTAAAGCCAGTATTAATATCTTCAAGCAGTATATATTAATATTTAAGAATTATCGTTTCCTTGGATTTTCAACCATTCATGGATTAACTTTCATGTGGCTTTGGGCATACATTGCTAACTACCCGTTCATATTTGAATCAATGGGCGTTGAAGTACAATATTTTGGCTATCTTATATCAATCATAGTTATATTTTACATAATTGGAACTTTAATTAACAGAAGGTACGTACCAAAAATAGGGGTTAGCAAGATGCTAATAATAGGTTTGGTACTACCAATAATATCCGATGGTTTGTTGGTATATTTTTATTTCATAAACAAGTTGAGCGTACTTATTCTTCAAGTTATTTGGATTCCAAGCAATATTGGCCTTGCACTCGTAATCAGCAATAACGTAACTTCTGCTTTAGAAACAATCAAGGGTATAGGGCTTGGTAGTGCAGTCCTCTCATTCTGCAATATGATGTTTGGAGCTATTGGAATATATATAGTAGGAAAATTTTTTCACTATAGTATTTTACCAAATTTACTGTTAACAGTTGCATGTTCTACAGTTGCAGTTTTTGTATATGTTTTACTCAAATACACTGAAAAACACGAAGGATAA